In Candidatus Vicinibacter proximus, the following are encoded in one genomic region:
- a CDS encoding lamin tail domain-containing protein, whose product MRKLLLQIAFLTVLFICSANAQIIINEISYNPPESGTDKLEYIEFYNTGNSNLSLKDYSISDAVNIVFPDTVIKAKSYFVICVNTLSFDTAFGFKALQWTSGALRNDSEVITLLDQNGAVVDSVRYSDVNGWPTAADGFGPSLELCRSSADNRMFEYWKPSTRVTGRFIEGYELKGSPGQANNVECAEHSIEVSNFKFNPADITINVGEFIEWTNLGGTHNINGSQTTYPTNPESFGNGIPSGSLWSYIKKFDKIGEYQYQCDPHSNQMKGRITVKPNDILYPSYLVAQVTSTNASGVGDSLNVKCQLEGLVYGINYRPAGLQFTIIDNFGDGIGVFSANKNYSYTVSEGDRVVIRGSIGQFNGLLQMNLDTLIRISQNNTLSPPSVIASLNEDTESQLVKIRNVQLVNPIQWSNNPLGFTVKVTNGLNTFDVRIDNDCELVSKEAPSGTFDITGLGSQNDNTSPFLEGYQIWPRYIQDISPYLPASKFYRRLDIANVKGNNSMGIADSLGVKCELKGTVYGIDFNGNSGLQFTIIDRTGGVGVFSTTNNYGYTVIEGDEVIVQGKIDQFRGLTQITLDSIWKVSSGNTLNSPKNVTDLNEATESDLVKLTNLAIVDPSEWLGNGTSFSVRLSNGIEDFVMRIDDNTDISNTKPLGNRVSVIGLGSQFDSNSPFDSDYLIYPRYKKDLSFTTSTDDQKINYDIRLTPQPSNNFVRLEGKTEDLQVIEIYSLTGKLISIQAFKPEIETILDSGVYLLKVKGQNISYSLKLLIQK is encoded by the coding sequence ATGAGAAAATTACTACTACAAATTGCATTCCTTACTGTTTTATTTATCTGTTCTGCTAATGCTCAGATTATAATCAATGAAATTAGTTACAATCCTCCGGAATCCGGAACAGACAAATTAGAATATATTGAATTTTATAACACCGGCAACAGCAATTTATCGCTCAAAGATTATTCCATCTCCGATGCTGTAAATATTGTGTTTCCAGATACCGTGATCAAGGCTAAAAGTTATTTTGTAATTTGTGTAAATACCCTCAGCTTTGATACTGCTTTTGGCTTTAAGGCCTTACAGTGGACCTCGGGAGCGCTTAGAAACGATTCTGAAGTAATTACTTTATTGGATCAGAATGGCGCAGTGGTTGATAGTGTAAGGTATTCAGACGTAAATGGCTGGCCAACAGCTGCTGATGGATTTGGTCCATCTCTGGAATTATGTCGATCCTCTGCTGACAATAGAATGTTTGAGTATTGGAAACCTTCAACCAGGGTAACCGGTAGATTTATTGAAGGGTATGAATTAAAGGGTTCTCCCGGACAGGCAAATAATGTGGAATGTGCTGAACACTCTATAGAAGTATCCAATTTTAAATTTAATCCGGCTGATATTACCATTAATGTTGGTGAGTTTATTGAATGGACTAATCTGGGTGGAACCCATAACATCAATGGATCACAAACCACTTACCCTACTAACCCTGAAAGTTTTGGAAATGGAATTCCTTCAGGAAGTCTTTGGAGCTACATAAAGAAATTTGATAAAATCGGCGAATATCAATATCAGTGTGATCCGCATTCCAATCAAATGAAAGGTAGAATCACTGTAAAACCAAATGACATCCTTTATCCGTCGTATTTAGTTGCACAGGTGACATCCACTAATGCAAGCGGGGTTGGCGATTCGTTAAATGTAAAATGTCAGTTGGAAGGACTGGTATATGGAATCAATTATCGACCAGCAGGGCTTCAATTTACGATTATAGATAATTTTGGCGATGGTATTGGGGTATTCAGTGCAAACAAGAACTATTCATACACTGTTTCGGAAGGTGACAGAGTAGTCATTCGCGGATCAATAGGACAATTTAATGGCCTGTTACAAATGAATTTGGATACTCTTATTCGGATCAGCCAAAACAATACACTTTCTCCCCCTTCGGTCATTGCTAGTCTAAATGAAGACACAGAATCTCAGTTGGTTAAGATCCGAAATGTCCAATTGGTTAATCCAATTCAATGGTCTAACAATCCATTGGGTTTTACAGTGAAGGTTACCAATGGGCTAAATACATTTGATGTTCGCATTGATAATGATTGTGAATTGGTTAGCAAAGAAGCCCCTTCCGGGACTTTTGATATTACAGGACTAGGGTCTCAGAACGATAACACATCACCATTCCTTGAAGGGTATCAGATTTGGCCAAGATATATCCAGGACATCAGCCCTTATTTGCCTGCGAGTAAGTTTTACAGACGACTTGATATAGCTAACGTAAAAGGGAACAATAGTATGGGGATTGCCGATTCCCTTGGCGTAAAATGTGAGCTTAAGGGTACTGTTTATGGTATAGATTTTAATGGAAACAGTGGATTGCAGTTTACCATTATCGATCGTACCGGAGGTGTGGGGGTATTTTCAACTACCAATAATTATGGCTACACGGTTATTGAGGGTGATGAGGTAATAGTACAAGGTAAAATTGACCAGTTTAGAGGATTGACCCAAATTACTTTGGACAGTATATGGAAAGTATCTTCCGGCAATACTTTGAATAGCCCGAAAAACGTAACTGACCTCAATGAAGCAACAGAGTCTGATTTAGTAAAATTAACTAATCTTGCCATTGTTGATCCTTCTGAATGGTTGGGCAACGGGACTAGTTTTAGCGTAAGGCTTTCTAATGGAATTGAAGATTTTGTCATGAGGATTGATGACAATACAGATATTTCTAATACCAAACCACTCGGAAACAGAGTGAGTGTAATTGGTTTAGGTAGTCAGTTTGACAGCAATTCTCCTTTTGACAGTGATTATCTTATATATCCAAGGTATAAAAAAGATTTGAGTTTTACAACGTCTACAGACGATCAAAAAATCAATTACGACATCCGTTTAACGCCACAACCATCTAATAACTTCGTCCGATTGGAGGGAAAAACAGAAGATTTACAAGTCATTGAAATTTATAGCCTTACAGGAAAGTTGATTTCCATTCAAGCGTTTAAACCAGAGATTGAAACTATTTTGGATTCTGGTGTATATCTTTTAAAGGTGAAAGGCCAAAACATTAGTTATTCCCTAAAATTATTGATTCAAAAATAA
- the pyrR gene encoding bifunctional pyr operon transcriptional regulator/uracil phosphoribosyltransferase PyrR: MFQEDQLQRTIDRLCYQLIENYGDFSQSCIVGIQQKGAFLAQRIHLRLQELVKPQHFPLGKLDITFFRDDFRLNNKILVPHHTELDFLVDSLKVILVDDVLYTGRTIQAALQALSQYGRPASVELLVLIDRRFNRSFPIQSNYSGLKVDALDQAYVKVELKEEGGRDRVLLFDPETNEE, from the coding sequence TTGTTTCAGGAAGATCAACTCCAGAGGACCATAGATCGTCTTTGTTATCAGTTAATCGAAAACTATGGCGATTTTAGTCAGAGTTGCATCGTGGGCATTCAGCAAAAGGGAGCTTTCCTGGCACAAAGAATTCATCTCAGACTTCAGGAATTGGTGAAGCCTCAACATTTTCCTTTAGGAAAGTTGGATATTACTTTTTTTAGGGATGATTTCAGATTGAACAATAAGATCCTTGTACCTCATCATACAGAGCTAGATTTTCTTGTTGATTCGCTCAAAGTCATCCTTGTAGATGATGTTTTGTATACAGGAAGGACCATACAAGCTGCACTACAGGCATTATCGCAGTATGGCAGACCGGCTTCTGTGGAACTATTAGTATTAATCGATCGAAGATTTAATAGAAGTTTTCCTATCCAAAGTAATTATTCCGGGCTCAAAGTAGATGCCCTGGATCAGGCTTATGTCAAAGTGGAACTTAAAGAAGAGGGTGGAAGAGATAGGGTTTTATTATTTGATCCGGAAACCAATGAAGAATGA
- a CDS encoding aspartate carbamoyltransferase catalytic subunit yields MTDKTLSTEHLIGIKPLNVEDIELILHTAMEFKEVLQRPIKKVPSLRDITIANMFFENSTRTKLSFELAEKRLSADIINFSSSGSSVSKGETLLDTVQNILAMKVDMIVLRHSSVGAAAFLSERVKVQVINAGDGTHEHPTQALLDAFSIQEKLGYLKGAKIAIIGDILHSRVALSNIICLNKLGAKIKVCGPPTLIPKHIESLGVSVDYNLNSVLNWCDVANVLRIQTERMELQYFPSANEYAQFYGITKAKLDNLDHKIILMHPGPINRGVELSSDAADSAHSIILDQVENGVAIRMAVLFLLANKRKK; encoded by the coding sequence ATGACCGATAAAACCTTATCAACTGAGCATTTAATTGGAATTAAGCCTTTGAATGTGGAGGACATTGAATTGATTCTCCATACAGCCATGGAATTTAAGGAGGTTCTCCAGCGACCGATTAAGAAAGTCCCTTCTTTGAGAGATATTACTATCGCAAACATGTTTTTTGAAAACTCAACCAGAACAAAATTGTCCTTTGAGTTGGCGGAAAAGCGTTTATCGGCTGATATCATTAATTTTTCATCTTCAGGTTCTTCCGTTAGCAAAGGCGAGACTTTACTGGACACTGTTCAGAACATACTTGCCATGAAAGTCGACATGATTGTCCTGAGACATTCTTCTGTGGGAGCTGCTGCATTTCTTTCGGAAAGAGTTAAGGTACAAGTTATAAATGCAGGTGATGGAACGCATGAACATCCCACTCAGGCTTTATTGGATGCTTTTTCTATTCAGGAAAAACTGGGGTATCTGAAAGGCGCAAAGATTGCCATAATTGGAGATATATTACATAGTCGAGTTGCACTTTCCAACATCATTTGCTTGAATAAACTTGGGGCAAAAATCAAAGTTTGCGGTCCTCCAACTTTGATTCCAAAGCATATTGAATCTCTTGGTGTATCGGTGGATTATAATCTCAATAGTGTATTAAATTGGTGTGATGTAGCTAACGTGTTGAGGATCCAAACAGAACGAATGGAGTTGCAGTATTTTCCATCTGCTAATGAATATGCTCAGTTTTATGGCATAACAAAAGCAAAATTAGATAATTTGGATCATAAAATAATTTTGATGCATCCTGGTCCAATAAATAGGGGAGTGGAGTTGAGTTCGGATGCCGCTGATAGTGCCCATTCCATCATTTTAGACCAGGTTGAAAATGGTGTAGCAATTAGAATGGCTGTTTTGTTCTTGCTGGCAAATAAAAGAAAAAAATAA
- a CDS encoding redoxin domain-containing protein, translating to MNIKVLFLNVLSILWLGGTFGIAQGYEIKVSIKGYTNDTLLLGYHYGDKQYIKDTSVSKTGSFVFKADTLLEPGMYLIVLQPDHQFFQILIDRGKQKFSVESDTSDLSGHLKFKGSSLNSDFNKYIDFISDNRLKADSIGRLINEKTNKEEITKLKKLLEDIDKAVKAKQNHIIEAQPNSILSLLIRWTLDVELPEFDGTEEEKNEKAFYYYKNHYFDYADFLDDRSVRLPLFSSKLERYMQKLTVQIPDSINSSLDYILSKCKLGSDLFKYVLSTQLNNYANSKYVGMDAVYVHLVEDYYGKGKAPWIDPESLAKMSSDAKALKPLLIDKIAPNITVYKQDSTPISLHDVKANYTILLIWAPDCGHCKQSMPSIKKFYDEYKSKGVEIFAVCSKTGPDEKSCWDGVSQLGMGDWINTSDPQHKSKFRLIYDVKTTPQVYFLDKNKKILTKKIAGEQFKEVMDKIIALEKNEAK from the coding sequence ATGAACATAAAAGTCTTATTCCTGAACGTTTTATCTATCCTCTGGTTAGGAGGCACTTTTGGTATTGCCCAAGGATATGAAATAAAAGTGAGCATTAAAGGATATACAAATGATACACTTTTACTTGGCTATCATTACGGAGACAAACAGTACATTAAGGATACGAGCGTTTCTAAAACTGGTAGTTTCGTATTTAAAGCGGATACTTTATTGGAACCAGGAATGTATTTAATTGTTCTCCAGCCAGATCATCAGTTCTTTCAAATTTTAATAGATAGGGGAAAGCAAAAATTTTCAGTTGAATCTGATACCTCAGATCTGTCAGGACACCTTAAGTTCAAAGGTTCTTCACTCAATTCTGATTTTAATAAATATATTGATTTTATCAGTGATAATCGACTCAAAGCTGATTCGATTGGTCGGTTAATCAATGAAAAAACAAACAAGGAAGAAATAACTAAGCTAAAAAAATTGTTGGAAGACATTGATAAGGCTGTAAAAGCCAAACAGAACCATATTATTGAGGCACAACCAAATAGTATTCTGAGTTTGCTTATCAGATGGACACTTGATGTTGAGCTTCCCGAATTTGATGGAACTGAAGAAGAAAAGAATGAAAAAGCCTTTTATTATTATAAGAACCATTATTTTGATTATGCCGACTTTCTGGACGATCGTTCTGTGAGGTTACCACTTTTCAGCAGTAAGCTGGAACGGTATATGCAAAAACTAACGGTACAAATTCCAGATTCAATCAATTCTTCGCTTGATTATATATTGTCCAAATGTAAGTTGGGTTCAGATTTATTTAAATATGTACTCTCTACTCAGCTAAACAACTATGCCAATTCTAAGTATGTCGGCATGGATGCGGTTTATGTTCATTTGGTGGAAGATTATTATGGAAAGGGTAAGGCACCATGGATTGACCCAGAATCATTGGCTAAAATGTCTTCGGACGCAAAGGCTCTTAAACCTTTACTGATAGATAAAATTGCACCTAATATCACCGTGTATAAACAAGATTCGACTCCGATTTCCCTACATGATGTTAAGGCCAATTATACCATATTGCTAATTTGGGCGCCTGACTGTGGCCATTGCAAACAATCTATGCCAAGTATTAAAAAATTTTATGACGAATATAAATCCAAAGGAGTTGAAATCTTTGCTGTTTGCTCAAAGACTGGTCCGGATGAAAAATCATGCTGGGACGGAGTTTCTCAGCTGGGGATGGGCGATTGGATAAATACTTCAGACCCACAACATAAATCCAAATTTCGACTGATTTATGATGTTAAAACTACCCCACAGGTTTACTTTTTAGACAAAAACAAGAAAATATTGACCAAAAAAATTGCTGGGGAGCAATTTAAAGAGGTCATGGACAAAATAATTGCATTAGAAAAAAACGAAGCGAAATAG
- a CDS encoding aspartate kinase, producing MQVFKFGGASVKNPDGIKNVGNIIKHYGLGKPLMVVVSAIGKTTNQLEKVVSAKFTNIDLAKGLLDEIRLSHESFIIDLFGNFPVVLEDELNEHFTEAEWVIEETREMSYDYVYDQIVSLGELISSRILANWLIHEGVIVDWLDARSLIITNDTWREGRVLWTETNERIRTEVLPIITSGKVVLTQGFIGSTKENNTVTLGREGSDYTAAIISAALDAEAMIIWKDVPGVLTADPKVFDNVTKIDRLSYTEAIEMTYYGAKVIHPKTIQPLENKNIPLFVKSFLKPEAEGTYISADPDPEYPPIVVVEKSQALIHFSSKDLSFIAEHHLARLFNLFEKHRIKVNMMRNTAISFTICSNHDSVKIKNLLLELKDEFKVVVDPDLELYTVRHYSDAMLPKLFEEKIILLEERIKSTVQLVVKYAPAIIHRKSEHSN from the coding sequence ATGCAAGTATTCAAATTTGGAGGAGCCTCAGTTAAAAATCCCGATGGGATTAAAAATGTAGGCAATATCATAAAACATTATGGCCTTGGCAAACCACTGATGGTGGTGGTATCTGCTATTGGAAAAACTACCAATCAATTAGAAAAAGTGGTTTCTGCTAAATTCACAAATATTGACTTAGCAAAAGGTTTGTTAGATGAAATCCGGTTATCACATGAATCATTTATAATTGATTTATTTGGGAATTTTCCAGTCGTTTTAGAGGATGAGCTTAATGAACATTTCACAGAAGCAGAATGGGTGATTGAAGAAACGAGGGAAATGTCCTATGACTATGTTTATGATCAAATTGTATCATTAGGAGAATTAATTTCTTCCAGAATATTGGCAAATTGGTTAATTCATGAAGGTGTAATTGTGGATTGGTTGGATGCAAGATCGTTAATCATAACGAATGATACCTGGCGAGAAGGCCGTGTGCTTTGGACAGAAACTAATGAAAGGATTAGAACGGAAGTGTTACCAATTATAACTTCCGGAAAAGTAGTTTTGACACAAGGATTTATCGGTTCAACTAAAGAGAATAATACTGTAACCTTAGGTAGAGAAGGATCAGATTATACAGCTGCAATTATTTCTGCTGCATTGGATGCAGAGGCAATGATCATTTGGAAAGATGTTCCTGGTGTATTGACAGCTGACCCGAAAGTATTTGATAATGTGACAAAAATTGATCGGCTATCTTATACAGAGGCTATTGAAATGACGTATTATGGAGCAAAGGTCATTCACCCTAAAACTATTCAGCCATTAGAAAATAAGAATATCCCACTTTTTGTAAAATCCTTTTTAAAACCTGAGGCTGAGGGTACTTATATTTCTGCAGATCCTGATCCGGAATATCCTCCTATAGTTGTAGTAGAAAAATCACAGGCTTTGATTCACTTTTCTTCCAAAGATTTATCATTCATTGCGGAACATCACCTTGCGAGATTGTTCAACCTATTTGAAAAACACAGAATTAAGGTTAACATGATGCGAAATACAGCCATTTCATTTACTATATGTTCCAACCACGATTCCGTAAAAATTAAAAATCTTTTGTTAGAACTAAAGGATGAGTTTAAAGTGGTTGTTGACCCGGACCTTGAACTATATACAGTAAGACATTATAGTGATGCCATGTTGCCAAAATTATTTGAAGAGAAAATAATACTCCTTGAGGAAAGAATTAAAAGTACTGTACAATTGGTTGTAAAATATGCCCCAGCAATCATCCACAGAAAATCAGAACACAGTAATTAA
- a CDS encoding barstar family protein yields the protein MIEGNHCDTFPALFDEFSKVLLFPKYFGNNMDALYDCLLDLSWIEEQDILLIINRFDEILKSEIALHPDAKTELLLLLDQVCASETLCNLEDPDAKIINVAIVESCEAENILLDNSIPFERI from the coding sequence ATGATAGAAGGAAATCACTGTGATACATTTCCAGCTTTATTTGACGAATTTTCTAAAGTCCTTTTATTTCCCAAATATTTTGGAAATAATATGGATGCATTATATGATTGCTTGTTAGATTTATCATGGATAGAAGAACAGGATATTCTTCTAATTATAAATAGATTTGATGAAATTCTGAAATCAGAAATAGCTTTACATCCGGATGCAAAGACAGAGTTATTATTATTACTCGATCAAGTTTGTGCTTCAGAAACCTTGTGTAACCTTGAAGATCCTGACGCCAAGATAATCAATGTAGCAATTGTTGAATCATGTGAAGCGGAAAACATACTATTAGATAATAGTATTCCTTTTGAAAGAATTTAA
- a CDS encoding ribonuclease: MFFYSCKHDKAITDVAPPQEKTHSGIVSGDSLNQSGTYFKRKFGIPAQAYIVLDYIKDNNRTMPGYVGGRLFYNRENKLPKTVYDTIIYREWDIYPKIKGRSRGPERLITGSNGTAYYTNNHYRTFTKIYPHP; encoded by the coding sequence TTGTTTTTTTATTCATGCAAACATGATAAAGCCATAACGGATGTTGCTCCACCCCAGGAAAAAACTCATTCTGGTATTGTCTCCGGTGATTCTCTAAATCAATCAGGAACATACTTTAAGCGAAAGTTCGGGATTCCGGCTCAAGCCTACATCGTACTAGATTATATAAAAGATAATAACCGGACGATGCCTGGATATGTGGGTGGTAGGTTATTTTATAATCGTGAAAATAAATTGCCAAAAACAGTTTATGACACCATTATTTACCGGGAATGGGATATCTATCCAAAAATAAAAGGAAGAAGTCGTGGTCCGGAAAGATTAATCACAGGGTCTAATGGCACTGCTTACTATACTAATAATCATTATCGTACCTTTACTAAAATTTATCCGCATCCATAA
- a CDS encoding efflux RND transporter permease subunit has translation MELNNIKELGFTKWCIKNSTSIYVITILICFAGFVAYNKTPKELFPDIVIPTVSIATIYPGASPQDIENLITKPIEKQLKSINGIKKISSNSVSDFSLVIAEFNTDQDPKVCKQRVSDAVDKAKKDLPNDLKDDPQVQEFDFSELPIMNINIAGDFPLDRIKGYSELLKDKIETLKEITRVDIVGGVEREIQVNVDMYRMNLSGVTFNDIEGALQRQNLNISGGELKIQDLRRNLRITGEFSKPSDIENIVVRSFTGTQVFIKDIAEVRDNFKEKQDFARLDDKAVLTLNVIKRSGENLINATDKIYEIIEDFKKNKFPEGITVKVTGDTSENTRVQLHDLINTVILGFIFVVFVLMFFMGFTNAFFVGLAVPLSCLVAFLVMPVFDMSMNVIVLFSFLLALGIIVDDAIVVIENTHRIFNKYKDLTIQKAANLAAGEVFIPVLTGTLTTLMPFVPLLFWPGIIGKFMSNLPVTLIITLGASLFVAFVMNPVFAVSFMKRDEPNKKTSLLSYKNSFIFLICTALVGYFGVGKGLGNFALLCIILILLYHFILERIIVLFQDKIWPVVINSYKNTLVIFIKGWRPLFIVLGVFAFLIISWVGYLSTNPPIETFPDGEPNFAFVYCKMPMGTDATVTDSVTKIIEGRVLNTIGHSNPIVTSVISNVGLGAGDPDNPDRVATPHKSKVSVAFVRFAERNGKSTTEVLKSLKEEFKHGIAGAEITVEKERNGPPVGKAINMEISGDDFDVLVKLSKQIKDEVEVANIPGVDQLISDFQISKPEIIIDIDEEKTQREGISVAQVAVEIRTALFGKEVSKFRDKNDDAPIQLRLREEDRNNVERMLNLNIAFMDMATQQFKQVPLSSLTKVRYGNSISTINRKNQKRLINLSSDVNPGFNPNDVVSKIQSVVAQMDIPEGYEVDFTGELEQQKETMDFLSLAFGAALALMFLILVTQFNSVVKPFIIFSTVLFSLIGIALGFGIFKITLSVVMTGVGIFALAGIVVRNGILLLEFIDELRLRGMDVQEAVVEGGATRLTPVILTAISAILGLIPLAVGLNMDFGSLLTDFDSKFYLGGDNVVFWGPLAWTIIFGLIVSTFLTLLIVPTMYMLGYNTRAWFRKTLSR, from the coding sequence ATGGAACTAAACAATATTAAAGAATTGGGATTCACCAAATGGTGTATTAAGAATTCGACCAGTATTTACGTAATTACGATCCTGATTTGTTTTGCAGGTTTTGTAGCCTACAATAAAACACCCAAAGAACTTTTTCCAGATATTGTAATTCCAACAGTTTCCATTGCAACTATTTATCCCGGTGCCAGCCCACAAGACATAGAAAATCTAATCACCAAACCCATTGAAAAACAACTAAAGTCAATCAACGGAATTAAAAAAATCAGCAGTAATTCCGTTTCAGATTTTTCACTTGTTATCGCTGAGTTTAATACTGATCAAGACCCAAAAGTATGTAAACAGAGGGTTTCCGATGCGGTTGACAAGGCTAAAAAAGATCTCCCGAACGATTTGAAAGATGACCCACAGGTTCAGGAGTTTGATTTTAGTGAGTTACCCATCATGAACATTAATATTGCTGGCGATTTTCCATTGGACAGAATAAAAGGTTATTCTGAATTATTAAAAGATAAAATTGAAACCCTAAAAGAAATTACTCGTGTTGATATTGTTGGGGGGGTTGAAAGAGAAATTCAGGTTAACGTAGATATGTACCGAATGAATCTTTCTGGTGTAACTTTCAATGATATTGAAGGTGCTTTGCAGAGACAAAATCTTAATATTTCCGGTGGGGAATTAAAGATTCAAGACCTGAGAAGAAATCTAAGAATCACTGGTGAGTTCAGCAAACCTTCAGACATAGAGAATATTGTTGTCAGATCTTTTACCGGAACGCAAGTATTTATTAAAGATATAGCGGAGGTTAGAGACAATTTTAAAGAAAAGCAAGACTTTGCAAGATTAGATGATAAGGCTGTGTTGACTTTGAATGTTATTAAAAGAAGTGGTGAAAATCTAATCAATGCAACAGACAAAATTTATGAGATTATTGAAGATTTTAAGAAGAATAAATTTCCTGAAGGGATCACCGTTAAAGTAACAGGCGACACTTCTGAAAATACCAGGGTGCAATTGCATGATTTGATCAATACAGTAATTTTAGGATTTATATTTGTGGTATTTGTTCTCATGTTTTTCATGGGATTTACCAACGCATTCTTTGTTGGTTTGGCTGTACCTCTTTCTTGTCTTGTTGCATTTTTGGTAATGCCCGTTTTCGATATGTCCATGAATGTTATTGTTTTGTTCTCTTTTCTCTTGGCGTTAGGGATTATCGTAGATGATGCAATAGTAGTTATTGAAAACACACATAGGATATTCAATAAATACAAAGATTTAACCATTCAAAAAGCCGCCAATTTGGCTGCAGGTGAAGTTTTTATACCTGTACTCACCGGGACGCTTACTACTCTAATGCCTTTTGTGCCTTTACTTTTTTGGCCAGGCATTATTGGTAAATTTATGAGTAATCTACCGGTCACTTTAATCATAACCTTAGGAGCATCTTTGTTTGTGGCATTTGTCATGAATCCTGTTTTTGCGGTCTCTTTCATGAAGAGGGATGAACCGAATAAAAAGACTTCTCTGTTATCCTACAAGAATTCTTTTATTTTTTTGATTTGCACTGCACTTGTAGGTTACTTTGGTGTAGGCAAAGGATTAGGAAATTTTGCATTGCTCTGTATAATATTAATCTTACTCTACCACTTTATTCTTGAAAGAATTATTGTTTTGTTTCAGGATAAAATTTGGCCAGTTGTAATAAATTCTTATAAAAACACACTTGTCATTTTTATAAAGGGATGGCGACCCTTGTTTATAGTTTTGGGTGTTTTTGCATTTTTGATTATTTCTTGGGTTGGATACTTATCTACTAATCCTCCTATAGAAACCTTCCCTGATGGGGAACCAAATTTTGCCTTCGTCTATTGTAAAATGCCTATGGGGACAGATGCAACGGTGACGGACAGTGTAACTAAAATTATTGAAGGAAGAGTACTCAATACTATAGGGCACAGCAATCCAATTGTCACTTCTGTAATTTCAAATGTTGGTTTAGGGGCAGGAGACCCTGATAATCCAGATCGTGTGGCTACCCCGCATAAAAGTAAGGTTTCAGTTGCCTTTGTGAGATTTGCTGAGCGAAATGGAAAATCAACCACTGAGGTGTTGAAGTCTTTAAAGGAAGAATTTAAACATGGCATTGCTGGTGCTGAAATTACAGTGGAAAAAGAAAGAAATGGTCCTCCCGTTGGAAAAGCGATCAATATGGAGATTAGTGGTGATGACTTTGATGTATTGGTAAAATTATCCAAACAAATAAAAGATGAGGTTGAAGTAGCCAATATCCCGGGAGTGGATCAACTTATTTCGGATTTTCAAATCAGCAAACCTGAAATCATTATCGATATTGATGAAGAGAAAACGCAAAGAGAAGGTATTTCGGTTGCACAGGTTGCTGTAGAAATCAGGACCGCATTATTTGGAAAAGAAGTTTCAAAATTTAGAGATAAAAATGACGACGCTCCTATCCAACTAAGATTGAGGGAAGAAGACCGTAACAATGTAGAGCGCATGTTAAATCTTAACATCGCATTTATGGACATGGCTACCCAACAATTCAAGCAAGTTCCATTATCTTCATTGACTAAAGTAAGATATGGAAACTCAATAAGCACAATTAATCGTAAAAATCAGAAGAGATTAATTAATCTTTCTTCTGATGTCAATCCCGGGTTTAACCCAAACGACGTGGTTTCAAAAATTCAGAGCGTTGTTGCTCAAATGGATATTCCTGAAGGGTATGAGGTAGATTTTACTGGTGAATTAGAACAACAAAAAGAGACAATGGATTTTCTAAGTCTAGCCTTTGGTGCAGCACTTGCATTAATGTTTCTGATTCTTGTCACTCAATTTAATTCTGTGGTAAAGCCATTCATTATATTTAGTACAGTTCTATTTTCTTTGATTGGTATTGCTTTAGGTTTTGGAATATTTAAAATCACCTTAAGTGTAGTTATGACCGGGGTCGGAATTTTTGCACTTGCCGGAATAGTTGTGAGAAATGGAATTTTACTTTTAGAGTTTATTGATGAGTTAAGATTAAGAGGTATGGATGTACAAGAAGCAGTCGTTGAGGGAGGTGCCACCAGACTTACTCCAGTAATATTAACGGCAATTTCTGCAATACTCGGTTTGATTCCTTTAGCAGTAGGACTTAACATGGACTTTGGTAGTCTATTAACAGACTTTGATTCAAAGTTTTACTTAGGAGGGGACAACGTAGTGTTTTGGGGTCCACTTGCCTGGACTATAATTTTTGGTTTGATAGTATCAACGTTTCTTACATTGCTCATTGTACCTACCATGTATATGCTGGGATACAATACCAGAGCTTGGTTCCGCAAGACGTTATCACGTTAG